One region of Emys orbicularis isolate rEmyOrb1 chromosome 6, rEmyOrb1.hap1, whole genome shotgun sequence genomic DNA includes:
- the FOXB2 gene encoding forkhead box protein B2, producing the protein MPRPGKSSYSDQKPPYSYISLTAMAIQHSAEKMLPLSDIYKFIMERFPYYREHTQRWQNSLRHNLSFNDCFIKIPRRPDQPGKGSFWALHPDCGDMFENGSFLRRRKRFKVLRPEPPLPGGVPKGPAHPPHVVHYFHPQHPGKMQGLGTSEAAVAAAAAAAAAGVGRLPQFQPYGLNGSSPSSGFKHPFAIENIIGRDYKGVIQASGLPLASVMHHLGYPVSSQLSNMVSSVWPHVGVMDSMASMPVSHEYGPFGVPMKALCHPPGQTMPAVPVPIKPTPALPPVSAIPALTVNPSQICPSTSPASSSLLEQTPPTPSEGKSALHSVLVHS; encoded by the coding sequence ATGCCGAGGCCGGGGAAGAGCTCGTACAGCGACCAGAAGCCCCCCTACTCCTACATCTCGCTGACGGCCATGGCCATCCAGCACTCGGCCGAGAAGATGCTGCCCCTGAGCGACATCTACAAGTTCATCATGGAGCGCTTCCCCTACTACCGGGAGCACACGCAGCGCTGGCAGAACTCCCTGCGCCACAACCTCTCCTTCAACGACTGCTTCATCAAGATCCCGCGCCGGCCCGACCAGCCGGGCAAGGGCAGCTTCTGGGCGCTGCACCCGGACTGCGGCGACATGTTCGAGAACGGTAGCTTCCTGCGGCGCCGCAAGCGCTTCAAGGTGCTGCGCCCCGAGCCGCCGCTGCCCGGCGGGGTGCCCAAGGGCCCCGCGCACCCGCCGCACGTGGTGCACTACTTCCACCCGCAGCACCCGGGCAAGATGCAGGGCCTGGGCACATCGGAGGCGGCCGTGGCTgcagctgccgccgccgccgcggcCGGCGTAGGGAGGCTGCCCCAGTTCCAGCCCTACGGCCTCAATGGGAGCAGCCCGTCGTCGGGCTTCAAACACCCCTTCGCCATCGAGAACATTATCGGGAGAGATTACAAGGGGGTGATCCAGGCCAGCGGGCTGCCCTTGGCTTCAGTGATGCACCATCTCGGGTACCCCGTGTCCAGCCAGCTCAGCAACATGGTCAGCTCCGTGTGGCCTCACGTGGGGGTGATGGACTCGATGGCCAGCATGCCCGTGTCTCACGAGTATGGACCGTTTGGGGTGCCCATGAAGGCTCTCTGCCACCCACCCGGCCAGACTATGCCAGCGGTTCCTGTGCCCATCAAACCCACCCCGGCTCTGCCACCTGTGTCTGCCATCCCCGCTCTGACAGTCAACCCTTCGCAGATCTGCCCTTCCACTTCGCCAGCGTCTTCTTCCCTCCTTGAGCAGACTCCGCCAACCCCCTCCGAGGGCAAGAGCGCCTTACACTCTGTCCTAGTACATTCCTAA